The Cellulosimicrobium cellulans genome contains the following window.
GGCGCGGACGGGCACGGCGTCGGGCCGGCCGAACGGCGGTCGCTCCTCTCCGAGCGCTACCCCGGCACGCTCGCCGAGCGCGTCGCCGTCCCGACCCACAACCTCGTCCCCAAGCCGCCCGAGCTGACCTTCGTCGAGGCCGCGTGCGTGCCCACGGCCTGGCTCACCGCGTACCGGATGCTCTTCACCGCCGGCGGTGCCGCCCCCGGCGACCGCGTCCTCGTCCAGGGCGCGGGCGGTGGGGTCGCGACGGCGGCGGTCGCCCTCGGCGCGGCCGCCGGGCTCGAGATGTGGGTGACCTCCCGCTCCGCCGGCAAGCGTGCCGCGGCAGCCCGGCTCGGGGCCGCCGCGACCTTCGAGCACGGCACCCGGCTGCCCGCGCCGGTCGACGTCGTCGTCGAGACCGTCGGCCAGGCGACCTGGCGACACTCGCTGCGGTCGGTCCGTCCGGGCGGGACCGTCGTCGTCGCCGGGGCGACCAGCGGCGACGCGTCGCCCGCGGAGCTCTCGCGCGTCTTCTTCCACGAGATCCGCGTCCAGGGCGTCACTATGGGCTCGCGCGACGACCTCGCCGCGCTGCTGCGGTTCCTCGCCCGGAGCAAGGTCCGGCCCGTCGTCGACCAGGTGCTGCCCCTGACGCAGGCACGCGACGGACTCGCGCGCCTCGCGGACGGCGACCACTTCGGCAAGGTGGTGCTCACGCCGTGACGGCGACCGCCTGGCGACCGGACGTCCTCGGGGCCGGGTACGAGCAGCGCACGGTCGAGCTGGAGCCCGACGACGAGGGCGACGTCGTGGTCACCGTCGTGCGGTACGCCCCCGACACCGAGGAACCGATCCGACCAGCACGAGCCGTGCTGTACGTCCACGGCTGGAGCGACTACTTCTTCCAGACCGAGCTCGCCGAGACCTGGCACGGGCTGGGCGCCGCGTTCTACGCCCTGGACCTGCGCAAGTACGGGCGCAGCCTCCGGCCGCACCAGACACCCGGGTACGTCGAGCATCTCGTCGACTACGACCCGGACATCGCAGCCGCGCTCGACGTCGTCCGCGAGGACCTCGGCGCGCACGTCGCGATCATGCTCATGGGTCACTCCACCGGAGGCCTCGTCGCCGCGCTCTGGG
Protein-coding sequences here:
- a CDS encoding zinc-binding dehydrogenase, which encodes MLAAYADHLDPDDPLAGLVVGDRPEPEAREHWTTVDVRAASLNHHDLWSLRGVGLPADRLPMILGTDAAGVAPDGTEVVVHAVVGADGHGVGPAERRSLLSERYPGTLAERVAVPTHNLVPKPPELTFVEAACVPTAWLTAYRMLFTAGGAAPGDRVLVQGAGGGVATAAVALGAAAGLEMWVTSRSAGKRAAAARLGAAATFEHGTRLPAPVDVVVETVGQATWRHSLRSVRPGGTVVVAGATSGDASPAELSRVFFHEIRVQGVTMGSRDDLAALLRFLARSKVRPVVDQVLPLTQARDGLARLADGDHFGKVVLTP